A single region of the Malus sylvestris chromosome 8, drMalSylv7.2, whole genome shotgun sequence genome encodes:
- the LOC126631092 gene encoding glutamate receptor 2.2-like has translation MCTYSAYSYIYICFILTNSVLQLKKALVQINMGTVKKPCMVFLCFLFLLSWIFNVAAVAAVENTTIQVNVGVVVDLDQPSQSGKMYLSCIKMAIEDFYASHAHFKTRLVLNTRDSKQSVVGAAAAALDLIKNVEVQAILGPVTSMQASFVVNLGDQAYVPILSFSATSPSLTSLQSSYFFRITQTDSHQVKAISAIVKNFGWRQVVPIYVDNTYGEGVIPFLIDALQEVDAHVPYRSVIPASPTDVQIEKELHKLMTMQTRVFIVHMLPILCTKLFAKAKEVGMMRKGYVWIMTNGVGNRLWSIPPVVLNSMQGVLGVETDVPRTEELENFKMRWKRRFQQDNPAIIDVDVDVFGFRAYDAVFALAFAVEEVGFNTNSDFQNRNDSVNSTDLDTFEVSQYGLKLSQAISNTSFKGIAGDFRLDDGQLHASNFKIVNVNGDGVRTIAFWTPENGMLKTLNSANTSTLSTSTSKCNLTSILSTSKCNLSPIIWPGDSFSVPKGWEIPTNDKKLRIGVPVKLGFSEFVKVTKNPSTNTTQVTGFSIDVFEAAVEVLPYALPYEFIPFENSDGTMAGTYNDLVYQVYLEKFDAVVGDTTIRANRSLYVDFTMPYTESGVVMVVPIRDTRSKNAWVFLKPLTWDLWLTTFCFFIFIGFVIWVLEHQINEDFRGPPSHQVGTSFWFSFSTMVFSHRERVVSNLARFLMIIWVFVVLVLTQSYTANLASLLTVEQLQPTVTNIKDILRKGENVGCMENSFVCELLMNQVGFHESKLKAIKTMEECDEALSKGSGKGGIAAVVAGTPYMELFIAKYCSKYTMIGPIYKTDGFGFVFPKRSPLVPDISQAVLSVMEGEKIMKIESKWFSQESNCEDNSRTPRISSNSLGLESFWGLFLIAGVASILALIIFVACFFYKHRHVLEQPDSRTSSSRWRRVRAMIEIFNEKDLNSHTFKSRQQQEGIAGVGEEVKASPNRNWPESPFSYANDTDKVFGFYKGQQTPSTTSHGSPELTITVQEMHGAHVTAHVENN, from the exons ATGTGTACCTACTCtgcatattcatatatttatatatgcttcATCCTCACAAATAGTGTCTTGCAACTTAAGAAAGCACTTGTTCAAATAAACATGGGTACCGTCAAGAAACCTTGTATGGTCTTTTTATGCTTTCTCTTCCTCTTGTCATGGATTTTCAATGTGGCGGCGGTTGCGGCGGTTGAAAACACAACTATCCAAGTGAATGTGGGTGTTGTTGTTGACCTCGATCAACCCAGTCAGAGCGGGAAGATGTATTTGAGTTGCATCAAAATGGCCATCGAGGACTTCTATGCATCTCATGCTCACTTCAAGACCAGGCTTGTTTTGAACACTAGGGACTCCAAGCAATCTGTTGTTGGTGCAGCTGCTgcag CTCTAGACCTGATAAAGAATGTAGAAGTGCAAGCAATCCTGGGGCCAGTGACATCAATGCAGGCTAGCTTTGTTGTTAATCTTGGAGACCAAGCTTATGTGCCCATTTTATCATTTTCTGCAACAAGCCCCTCTCTTACTTCACTCCAAAGCTCTTACTTCTTCCGAATTACACAAACCGACTCTCACCAAGTGAAAGCCATAAGTGCCATTGTTAAAAATTTCGGATGGAGACAAGTTGTGCCAATTTATGTAGACAATACGTACGGCGAGGGAGTCATACCCTTTTTAATTGATGCATTGCAAGAGGTTGATGCTCATGTCCCTTATCGGAGTGTCATTCCCGCATCACCTACAGATGTACAAATTGAAAAAGAGCTTCACAAGTTAATGACAATGCAAACTAGAGTCTTCATTGTGCACATGTTGCCCATACTTTGCACTAAGCTATTTGCCAAGGCAAAAGAGGTCGGAATGATGAGAAAAGGCTATGTTTGGATCATGACCAACGGGGTAGGAAATCGTTTATGGTCAATCCCTCCGGTAGTTCTGAATTCAATGCAAGGGGTATTAGGTGTGGAAACTGACGTTCCAAGAACAGAGGAGCTTGAAAATTTCAAAATGCGGTGGAAAAGACGAttccaacaagacaatccagCCATCATCGATGTTGATGTCGATGTATTTGGATTTCGGGCTTATGATGCAGTTTTTGCACTAGCCTTTGCAGTAGAAGAAGTTGGGTTTAATACAAACTCTGATTTTCAAAATAGGAATGATTCCGTTAACTCAACAGATCTTGATACGTTTGAGGTCTCCCAATATGGTCTAAAACTTTCACAAGCCATATCTAATACTTCATTCAAAGGTATAGCTGGTGACTTCAGGCTTGACGATGGGCAACTTCACGCAtcgaattttaagatagttaaCGTAAATGGTGATGGAGTAAGAACTATTGCATTTTGGACACCAGAAAATGGTATGTTAAAGACACTGAATTCAGCAAACACAAGCACACTTTCAACTTCAACTTCCAAGTGCAATCTTACAAGCATACTTTCAACTTCCAAGTGCAATCTTTCACCGATTATATGGCCTGGAGATTCTTTCTCTGTTCCCAAGGGGTGGGAGATCCCAACAAATGACAAGAAGCTGAGAATTGGAGTTCCTGTAAAGCTTGGTTTTAGTGAGTTTGTTAAGGTAACCAAGAACCCTAGCACTAACACAACGCAAGTCACTGGGTTCAGTATTGATGTCTTTGAGGCTGCAGTTGAAGTACTACCATATGCACTTCCTTACGAGTTCATTCCCTTTGAGAATTCTGATGGAACAATGGCTGGCACGTACAATGATTTGGTCTATCAAGTATATCTTGAG AAATTTGATGCTGTGGTGGGAGATACCACGATTAGGGCAAACAGATCTTTGTACGTGGACTTTACGATGCCCTACACAGAATCGGGGGTAGTAATGGTTGTGCCAATCAGAGACACCAGGAGCAAAAATGCATGGGTTTTCTTGAAGCCCTTGACATGGGACTTGTGGCTTACgactttttgtttcttcatcttcattggTTTCGTCATCTGGGTACTTGAACATCAAATTAATGAAGACTTTCGCGGCCCTCCCTCACATCAAGTTGGCACAAGCTTTTGGTTCTCCTTCTCCACCATGGTGTTTTCACATA GGGAGAGAGTGGTTAGCAACTTGGCCAGATTCTTGATGATTATATGGGTGTTTGTTGTGCTAGTTTTGACACAAAGCTACACAGCTAATCTAGCATCGCTATTAACAGTTGAACAACTCCAACCAACTGTCACGAATATAAAGGATATACTAAGAAAAGGGGAGAATGTTGGATGCATGGAGAATAGCTTTGTTTGCGAACTCTTGATGAACCAAGTCGGTTTCCATGAGTCCAAGCTTAAGGCTATCAAAACCATGGAAGAATGTGATGAAGCTCTTTCGAAAGGGAGCGGAAAGGGTGGTATTGCAGCTGTTGTTGCTGGAACCCCATATATGGAGCTTTTCATTGCGAAATATTGTTCCAAATATACCATGATTGGTCCAATCTACAAAACTGATGGCTTTGGTTTT GTGTTTCCAAAGCGTTCTCCTCTTGTGCCCGATATTTCACAAGCAGTCCTAAGCGTGATGGAAGGAGAGAAGATCATGAAAATTGAGAGCAAATGGTTCAGTCAAGAAAGCAATTGTGAAGATAACTCCAGGACTCCAAGGATCTCAAGCAACAGCCTTGGTCTTGAAAGCTTTTGGGGCCTATTCCTAATTGCCGGGGTGGCTTCAATTCTAGCTCTCATCATATTCGTAGCTTGCTTCTTTTACAAGCATAGGCATGTCTTGGAGCAGCCTGATTCCAGAACTTCTTCTTCGAGATGGAGAAGGGTTCGAGCCATGATTGAAATTTTCAACGAAAAAGACCTCAACTCCCATACTTTTAAAAGCCGTCAACAACAAGAAGGAATTGCGGGGGTTGGAGAAGAAGTTAAGGCCTCACCTAATAGGAACTGGCCTGAAAGTCCATTCAGCTATGCAAACGACACTGATAAGGTTTTTGGATTCTACAAAGGGCAACAAACGCCATCTACTACTAGTCATGGGTCGCCGGAGCTTACTATCACTGTTCAAGAAATGCATGGAGCTCATGTAACAGCTCACGTAGAAAACAATTAA